The DNA segment GACGGGGTGGCCGGTTCCTTGCCGTACACGTCGATCGCCACGTGCAGGTTCCGCTCCTTGACCGCGGCCTCGAGCGCCTTGTAGTCGACCACCTCGCCACGCGCCGTGTTCACGAAGAACGAGCCGGGCTTCAACTGGCCGAGCACGTCCGCGTTGACGACGCCCCGTGTCTTGTCGTTGAGCGCGAGATGCACGCTCAGGATGTCGCAGTGCGCGGCGACTTCGGCCGGCGTCTCGCAGACGCGCACGCTCGGCTCCATCGGGGCGCCAGCGGCAGGACGGAGGCGCATGAGGACCGGCAGGTCGACCGGCAGCCCATCCTTGCCGACCTCGATGCCAAGCTCGCTCCAGATGGCCAGCTTCATCCCGAAGGCCTGGGCGCGCTTGGCCATCTCCTGCCCGATGCTGCCGAAGCCCAGCAGGCCGAGCGTCCGGCCATGAAGGCCCCGCGCCTTCGAGAATTCCTTCTTGTTCCACTTGCCCGCGCGCAACTCGGCCACGTTGTCGGGAATGCGCCGATCGAGCGACAGAATCAGGCCAAAGGCCAGTTCCGCGACAGCGATGGAGTTGCGGCCTGGGCAGTTGGATACATAGATGCCTCGTCGCGATGCCGCTTTGACATCAATCGTGTCGAAGCCCGCCCCGGCGCGGACGACAAGCGAGAGAGCGCTCGCCTCGAGAATCGGTTCGGGCACTTTCGTTGACCGCACGACCAGCACGTCGGCTTTCGTCGCGGCCAACGCCTCGCCAAGCGCCGCGTCTTTCAGATCCGGCTGATAGAGAACCTCCACGCCAAGCGCCTGCAGGGCATCGAGACCGCTCTTCTCGAATTTGTCGGCAATCAGTACTTTCATCGCGTACCTCTCTGGACCCCGTATGCCACCCCGACGCGGCAGCCGCGTTGGGGGCCCCGGGGCTTCCGCCGGGGTGACGAACAACTCGTGTTACTGCGCAGGATGAAGGCCACGGCAGGTTTCTATATCGTGTGAATCAGCAGCGCGTCCCGCAGCTTCGGCTCGAACCATGTGGACTTGGGCGGCATAATCCCGCCCGCGTCGGCAATGCTCATCAAGTCCGTGACGCTCACCGGGAACAGCGAAAACGCCACCGCCGCCTTGCCTGAGGCCACAAGTTTCTCGAGCTCGGCCGTGCCGCGAATGCCGCCGACAAAATCAATGCGCTTGTCGGTCCGCACGTCCGCGACCTTCAGCACCGGGTCGAGCAGGTGCTCCTGCAGGATGCTGACATCGAGACGGCTGATCACATCGGATCCGGCGCGGGCGCCGACATCGAGCGTGTACCACTTGCCGGCGACGAGCATCGCCACATCGCCCTTCTTCGCGGGTGTCGCCGGGCCGCCGTCGCGCACGGCAAACCTCGCCTTGACGGCCTGGAGAAACGCGTCGGGCGTCAGACCCGCGAGATCCTTGACCGTGCGGTTGTACGGAAGGATCTGGGTCTGGTTGTCTGGGAATGCCACCGCGAGGAACCAATCGGCCTCGACGACACCGTCGCGGCCGATCTCCCGTCCGATCGTCTTTCGCGCCCGGGCGGCGCTGGCTGCCCGATGATGCCCGTCCGCGATGTAGACCGCCGGGAGCGCACGAAATGCCTCGACGACCTGAGTCAGGTCGGCGCCGGTCACCTTCCACACTGTGTGGCTGATGCCATCGGGCGCCACCAGGTCGTAGAGCGGCGCGGTCGCAGCCACGCGGGCAGCCACGGCGTCCACCGCGGCCGATGCCCTGTAGGTCAGGAACACCGGGCCGGTCTGGGCGCGCAGTTCGGTGATGTGGCGCGTGCGATCGTCTTCCTTGTCGCGCCTGGTCCGCTCGTGCTTCTTCACCAGCTCCGCGTCGTAC comes from the Acidobacteriota bacterium genome and includes:
- a CDS encoding NAD(P)-binding domain-containing protein, with protein sequence MKVLIADKFEKSGLDALQALGVEVLYQPDLKDAALGEALAATKADVLVVRSTKVPEPILEASALSLVVRAGAGFDTIDVKAASRRGIYVSNCPGRNSIAVAELAFGLILSLDRRIPDNVAELRAGKWNKKEFSKARGLHGRTLGLLGFGSIGQEMAKRAQAFGMKLAIWSELGIEVGKDGLPVDLPVLMRLRPAAGAPMEPSVRVCETPAEVAAHCDILSVHLALNDKTRGVVNADVLGQLKPGSFFVNTARGEVVDYKALEAAVKERNLHVAIDVYGKEPATPSGDFLDPLIQLPNVYGTHHIGASTDQAQEAIAAETVHIITVFTQTGRVPNVINLARKTPATHVLVVRQKDRPGVLAHVFDLLREAGLNVEETENIIFADAEAAIARLNVDGEPPADVIARIKAGNPDVLDVHVVAIG
- a CDS encoding DUF1015 family protein, whose translation is MAVIRPFRALRPEPSLASRIAAVPYDVVNTEEARALASGNDLSFLHVSRAEIDLPPDTNPYADIVYRTAAERFARMRPHMVEEGIPAVYFYRLRMGSHTQTGLAACYSVDEYDAELVKKHERTRRDKEDDRTRHITELRAQTGPVFLTYRASAAVDAVAARVAATAPLYDLVAPDGISHTVWKVTGADLTQVVEAFRALPAVYIADGHHRAASAARARKTIGREIGRDGVVEADWFLAVAFPDNQTQILPYNRTVKDLAGLTPDAFLQAVKARFAVRDGGPATPAKKGDVAMLVAGKWYTLDVGARAGSDVISRLDVSILQEHLLDPVLKVADVRTDKRIDFVGGIRGTAELEKLVASGKAAVAFSLFPVSVTDLMSIADAGGIMPPKSTWFEPKLRDALLIHTI